The genomic DNA GTCATCCGGCGGGAAATACGAGTGGACGAACAGGATGTGATCGACACCGCCTCCCTGAAGCGAAGTTTCCAACGATTGAACAACTTGAATTTCTTCGAGACGGTCGAGATCCTGCCCGCGCAAGTCGCGCCCGACAAGGTCGATCTGAATGTGCGCGTGAAAGAAAAACCGACGGGGATGTTCAGCCTCGGCGGTGGGTTCAGTACGCTGGATCGACTGGTGGCGATCGCCGATATCACTCAAGGCAACTTGGGCGGGTACGGCTATATGGGGCGCATCCGCGGCCAGCTCGGCCAGCGAAGAAGTCTCGGGTCCATCACCTTCCGAAATCCCTATTTGAACGACTCATTGACGTCGCTGCAGATAGATGGGTACCGCAGTATCACGAATTACCTCTCGTATTTTGAGCAACGAACCGGCGGAAACGTCACGCTCGGCCGTTGGTTATCGGAATATGTAACGGGGAACATCAGTCTCTTTGGAGAAGAGATCACGTTTTCAGACCCTCAAGCGGGTATCTGCCCTGATTTGGTGCCGATCGTGTGTCGGCAGTTGGGAACACGATCGTCGACAGGATTTCGGACGGCCCTATTCCGGGACACCAGAGACTACTATCTCGATCCCAGATCAGGCTGGCGCATCGGCGGAGGATTCGATGTCGGAACGCCTTATCTGGGCGGGACCAACAACTTCATCAAATATTATGTGGATGTCATCAAGGTCACGCCGCTTCCGCTCGATATGCGGCTTTCGCTGCGCGCGCGTTTTGGCGAGGTCCGAGCACTCGGCGGGACGCAGATTCCACTGAATGAACGGTTTTTCGTGGGCGGTATCAATACCATGCGCGGGTTTGCCTTCGGTCGGGCCGGTCCCACAGTCCCCACGACACATGCCCCATTCGGCGCGGCCAAGCAATTGATCTTCAGCAATGAGCTGATCTTTACGATTTCTTCCGAGGCGAAATTGAACGGAGTGCTCTTTTTCGACTATGGAAAGGGATTTGATGACGATGAGCCGTTGTCGCTCAATTTGAGAAGCGCAGCCGGTGTGGAAGGGCGCTGGATATCTCCATTTGGTCCGTTGCGTGTCGCCTATGGACTCAATCTAGATAAACGAACCGGTGAGCGATTCGGTGTGTTTGAGTTTACGATCGGGACCTTGTTTTAGTCGGAGCCTTGGCGTGGTACGTTGCAATGGGAATCGGTGGAAACAATCGGCGAAACGGATCGAATGGGCGGTGATGTCGGCTGCGGTCATCATCATGCTGGGTTTCAGCGGATGTGCCGGAGGCGGTGGCAAAATCGACGCAAAAATCGGGGTGATCAATTCACAGCGCTTGCTCAACGAGACGAGCGCGGGAAAGAAGGCCAAAGAGAACCTGACCGCCTTTTCGAAAAATCGGCAGGCGCTGATGGAATTGGAGGAAAAGGAGCTGCGGAGGATGGAGGAAGACTTTATCAAGCAGTCTTCCGTCCTGAGCCCTGCCGCGAAACGAGATCGGGAAGAACAGTTTCGCCGGCGCATGCAGGAGTATCAACAAAAGGCCTCGGAATTGAACCGGGAAGTCCAAGAAAAGCAAAAAGACGTTCTGGAAGGGTTTCGCGACAAGATCGAAATGATCGTCGCAAAGGTCGCCAAGCGTCTCGGGTTGCAGGTTGTCGTTGATAAGAGCAAGGGTGGTCCGACCATCTACCATGAAGAGGGTCTGGATATTTCAGGACCGGTCATAGAGGAGTTCAACCGCGAATATCCGTAGTCGCTGCGGACGGGAGGTAGATCATGACGGGAATAGCGAGAATGATGGTGGTGGCCGTCGCGTTGTCGTCGGCGCAGTGGGTTGAGCCTCTCCAGGCC from Nitrospira sp. includes the following:
- a CDS encoding Outer membrane protein assembly factor YaeT, whose protein sequence is MTEHAVHRLRLFVVAVMVASVLWSVLDALAQAPDLKVASIEIRGAKRIEVPAIAGRLTLKVGDRYTPDNVRGQVKILYDTGFFEDVQVETELIVEGMAVTFVVQEKPFITEIVFDGNEQLTDEKLKEKTTIKSQTFLDQQQVKESAETIRLAYQHDGYYNAQVVPVIETLDEERKRLTFHITEGEKAKVKTVIFEGLRAATKNEMLNVMSTREWIPWYGIVTRLKLPSIVSDAGVLKREELTNDVERIKEVLLNKGYFNVRVGQPSVELTEDKKWFIVSYHITEGEPFTIGEIGFRGHTVFEEPELREGLKIKEGEIFQRAKIRDEISRITDLYGSKGYSFAEVVPSVNPNNEERTVGLIFNIKEGEMMRIRQINIYGNDKTRDNVIRREIRVDEQDVIDTASLKRSFQRLNNLNFFETVEILPAQVAPDKVDLNVRVKEKPTGMFSLGGGFSTLDRLVAIADITQGNLGGYGYMGRIRGQLGQRRSLGSITFRNPYLNDSLTSLQIDGYRSITNYLSYFEQRTGGNVTLGRWLSEYVTGNISLFGEEITFSDPQAGICPDLVPIVCRQLGTRSSTGFRTALFRDTRDYYLDPRSGWRIGGGFDVGTPYLGGTNNFIKYYVDVIKVTPLPLDMRLSLRARFGEVRALGGTQIPLNERFFVGGINTMRGFAFGRAGPTVPTTHAPFGAAKQLIFSNELIFTISSEAKLNGVLFFDYGKGFDDDEPLSLNLRSAAGVEGRWISPFGPLRVAYGLNLDKRTGERFGVFEFTIGTLF
- a CDS encoding Outer membrane protein H precursor translates to MVRCNGNRWKQSAKRIEWAVMSAAVIIMLGFSGCAGGGGKIDAKIGVINSQRLLNETSAGKKAKENLTAFSKNRQALMELEEKELRRMEEDFIKQSSVLSPAAKRDREEQFRRRMQEYQQKASELNREVQEKQKDVLEGFRDKIEMIVAKVAKRLGLQVVVDKSKGGPTIYHEEGLDISGPVIEEFNREYP